In Brienomyrus brachyistius isolate T26 chromosome 3, BBRACH_0.4, whole genome shotgun sequence, the following proteins share a genomic window:
- the sertad2b gene encoding LOW QUALITY PROTEIN: SERTA domain-containing protein 2b (The sequence of the model RefSeq protein was modified relative to this genomic sequence to represent the inferred CDS: deleted 1 base in 1 codon), whose product MLGKGTKRKLDEDEEGLAEGVLVEGGPGSTGDPSSKLSYSLQRQTVLSLSLMKLYHPRALAEPSLERRLLVNNVLRRIQEELKQEGGPQAFFLHPPSPPSDHHPLGEGFREAQPAFGVPPVATTPFLSPTGLAPVPPDSCLTPASLLEDDTPLLCTPLPTSTPQRPTPIIAKDSFSSALDEIEDLCETQGPTATSPPSPAGALPHLPSVAPMGIDSKDGAKPCSQKPGVSALLSEGQPAAGAQESRLMETQLPSGLDISSSSSSGFLTDLTLDDVLFADIDTSMYDFDACTASASGGAGGAGKMAPMVTADDLLKSLSPYAGRGPAPPSVGPSQPFKMDLAELDHIMEVLVGS is encoded by the exons GATTGGCGGAGGGAGTGCTGGTGGAGGGTGGGCCGGGGAGTACAGGGgacccctcctccaagctgtcCTACAGCCTCCAGCGGCAGACGGTCCTCAGCCTCTCACTGATGAAGCTGTACCACCCGCGGGCGCTAGCTGAGCCCAGTCTGGAGCGCCGCCTGCTGGTGAACAACGTGCTACGCCGCATCCAGGAGGAGCTGAAGCAGGAAGGCGGGCCTCAGGCCTTCTTCCTGCACCCCCCGTCACCCCCATCTGACCACCATCCCTTAGGGGAGGGTTTTCGTGAGGCTCAGCCAGCCTTTGGGGTCCCGCCTGTCGCAACCACGCCCTTTCTGTCGCCCACGGGCCTCGCCCCCGTGCCGCCAGACTCCTGCCTCACCCCCGCCTCCTTGCTGGAGGATGACACCCCCTTGTTATGTACTCCGCTGCCCACGAGCACGCCCCAGAGGCCAACCCCTATCATTGCGAAAGACAGTTTCTCTTCAGCCCTGGATGAGATTGAGGACCTTTGTGAGACGCAGGGTCCGACTGCTacctccccccccagccctgcagGGGCGCTGCCGCACCTACCCTCTGTGGCCCCTATGGGGATAGACTCCAAAGACGGGGCCAAGCCCTGCAGCCAAAAACCGGGGGTGTCGGCTTTGCTGTCAGAGGGCCAGCCTGCAGCGGGGGCGCAAGAGTCCCGGCTGATGGAGACCCAGCTCCCAAGTGGACTGGACATcagttcctcctcttcctccggtTTCCTCACCGACCTAACCCTGGACGATGTCTTGTTTGCCGACATCGACACCTCCATGTACGACTTTGATGCCTGTACCGCGTCCGCCTCGGGGGGTGCTGGTGGTGCCGGCAAGATGGCCCCCATGGTGACTGCCGATGACCTCCTAAAAAGCTTGTCCCCATACGCCGGA CGGGGTCCAGCGCCACCCTCGGTCGGCCCGAGCCAACCTTTCAAAATGGACCTGGCAGAACTGGACCATATCATGGAGGTTCTGGTGGGTTCCTGA